GCACGATGCGGCCCCCCGCACCTTCCTCCAGGAGGCCCCCGGGCGGCACGGCGCGGGCGTGACCAAGGTCCAGCTTCAGGGACACGCCCGTCGCGCCTCGGTGGAAACGGTCGGGTGAGCCTGGCCGGGGAGGACGtggcccccggagccccccgctcccgcccccgcccccgcccgtccCAGCGGCCGCCGCGGCGTGCACCTGCCCCTGCCGGCAGCCGggagcgcggggcgcgggggcgcggcggccCGGGCCCCCGCGGGGCTGCGCTGACCATGGcgctggccgccgccgccgccgccgccgccgccggggtgAGCCAGGCGGCCGTGCTGGGCTTCCTGCTGGAGCACGGCGGCCAGGTGCGCAGCTGCGACCTGCTGAGCCGCTTCAAGCCCCTGCTGGAGGCCGGCGACCCGCGCGGCCGCGCCGCCCGCAGGGACCGCTTCAAGCAATTCGTCAACGACGTGGCGGTGGTGAAGGAGTTGGACGGCGTCAAGTTCGTGGTGCTGAAGAAGAGACTGCGGCCCCGGCAGGCGGCGCGGGCCCTGCCCCCGGGCGACCCCGGCGACCCCCGGAGCACCCCCGTCTCGCCCCGGGAAGCGCCTGGCGCGGGGGCTCCATCcccggccgcgccgccgccgcagcAGCCGGGGGCACCACGCGAGCACGCGGCCCTGCCCTTGGAGCCGCAGGACGCCTCTGGGCCCGCTCAGCCCCCCGCGGAGCCCGCGGAGCCCCCGGCGGGTCCCGCCCAGCCATCGGGGGGTGCCCCCGGGCCCCGGGTCCCAGCCGTTGAGCTAGCCCTGGCCCCCGAGGGGCTCTCTGCAGACGCGGCCGCGCCGCCCAGCCCGCTGTCGGGGGAGCCCCCGCCCCACGCCGCGGCGCCGGACGCGGAACCTGGGCGCGGCCCGACGGCCGAGGCGCCGCCGCCCCCCAAGCCCTGCATGCTGCCCGTGCGCTGCGTCCCGGGCCCCGCCGCGCTCCGGATCCGGGCCGAGGAGCAGGGCCTGCGGCGGCAGCTGTCGGAGGAGCCGAGCCCGCGCAGCTCCCCGCTGCTGCGGCGGCGGCTGTCGGTGGAGGAGgccggcctgggcctgggcctgggcctgggcctgggcctgggcctcggcCCCGGCCCGGGCCGCTCCCCGCACCTGAGGCGCCTGCCGCGCGCAGGCCCGCGCCTGCTAAGCCCGGACGCGGAGGAAgtgcccgccgcgccgccgccgccgccgccgcccgccgtgCCCCTGGAGCCCACGGAGCACGAGTGGCTggtgcgggcggcggggggctgcTGGACCCACCAGCTGCACGGGCTGCTGCTGCGCGACAGCGGCCTGGCGGCCAAGCGCGACTTCATGTCGGGCTTCACGGCCCTGCACTGGGCCGCCAAGAGCGGCGACCGCGAGATGGCGCTGCAGCTGGTGGAGGTGGCGCGCCGAGGGGGCGCGCGGGTGGACGTGAACGCGCGCTCGCACGGCGGCTACACGCCGCTGCACCTGGCCGCCCTGCACGGCCGCGAGGACGCCGCCGTGCTGCTGGTGGTGCGCCTGGGCGCGCAGGTGCACGTGCGCGACCACAGCGGGCGGCGCGCCTACCAGTACCTGCCGCCCGGCGCCTCGTACGCGCTCCGCCGCCTCCTCGGCGACCCCTGCCTTCCAGGCTCTGCCGACGCCGACGCCACCGCGGCCGGCAGTGGCTCCCACGCGGCCCGGCGCCCGGTGCAGGTGGCCGCCACCATCCTCAGTTCCACCACCAGCGCGTTCCTGGGCGTCCTGGCCGACGACCTGATGCTCCAAGACCTGGCTCGAGGCATGAGGAAGTCGGGCTCCCTTAGCAAGTTCTTGGGTGCCTCGCCCACAGCTCCACGGAAAAAGACGAAGACCCGCAGCGGCCTGCCGGCTTTCCCAGAACTCTCTCGCCGACCTACTCCCGGGCCCCTGGCTGGGCTCGTGCCCAGTCTCCCGCCCCCAACCTGACGGTCCCTGAGGCCCGGCTCGGTTGATGTAACCCGGCCTGCCCCTCACAGCCGCTCAGCACCGTCTCCAGCTGCGCGCAGTGCAGCCTGTTCTAGCTCCCGCCCGAGGCTTGACCTGCCTCTGGAGATGGGAGTCAAGACGTCAGGGAGAGCCTTCTATAAAGAACTCCAGAAATCAGTCTTGAATATTGGGTCAGAGTTAAGGGCCCCCGAACGAGTGAACTCGATGCCTCTGCAACCACACACTCCCAAGCCAGAACTAGAGCAAGGGTCTCTTTAAACGTGTTCTGTTGGACTGTCAGCTTTAAGATATCCAGTGGTTTTGTAATTTGCTGCCTTTatcctgtttttaaattaaaatgaggtaaaACAACTTTCATAATAaccttttgaaattatatttttccatttttaggcAAAATGCTCATTTTCAATCTTTTGCTGAGTATTTTGgaattctattaaaaaacaaacaggtgaTCATGATCTAAAGGAAAGTAGTCCCAACCAACAAAACCCTTAAACGTTTATCTACCTCATTTTAGGCGATTCTAGAGAGACTTGAACACAGAATGTGATCATTGTGAATGTAATTCATTTCAGTTGTACTGTGAATGCTAACTATTAGGAAACAAGTGCATCTGGGGAGTAAGAATGATTTAACAGTGAGAGAAAGGAGACATTTTGGCAAATACTTGCAATTTCTGGTTGTCTTTATGATGAAATATAAACTGTCTTCGGCACTAGTGGGTGATTATTTTGATTTggcatgaatatttaattttttaagtatgatTTACTTGTGAATGCACCATTGTGCCATGTTTCTGAATCTTGTTTTCCAATCTGGATGCGCCTTTCAATGCAGTAGgtgaatatttaaagaacaacAACATGTCATAGCATTATACCAGAAAAATAATTGGTTAAATAAAAGTAGATACACTTAAAGAGCAACTATTTTATATGAAGAttctatagaaacaaaaaatatatccACTTTTAAAAGCCATCTGAAAGCAAACCACTTATTCCAAAATAGCAAATACAGAATTCTTTGCTTAGTGACCTTTCAGGGatgacttaacttctctggacCTTTGATCCTATCTGTAATGGAGAAGGTTTGCTATTACCAAGAGGTACCAGGTTCAACCCACTCTAACTATAaggtctctttttctgttttaaagatggGGACTCTGTTTGCTCAACcagccttttttttaatatcatattgTGGTCATGCTCTGCTTTTGCAAATCGTGTTTGCATGTCATTAGTTATATCAAATAGTTTTTGTGGCACAGGGGAGTGTGTTTTCTCCCTTCCATATATATCCTGTGTGACATTATTTAAGGCAGCCCTTAATGGAATGTTTTGATTTAAgcactaaaataaacaagtctCCCATTTTGTTCTTACTTGTGTGGTAATGTCTTTCCCTTAAACATTCTACAGCCCTTACTActgtatttttcttgtctttttatttacttaatttcttcagttcttcctcatcctcttctGCCTCTTCCAGGCATTCTGTTATTGAAAGAGTTTGGAATGATCTGCTAAATAAAGGCAGCATCCACACACGGATatagtatccaaaaaaaaaaaaaaaaaaacaacagatgaaTGTAGGCCCTGATCTGACcctttccttcccaccttccttgCCTGGAACTCTTGCTAAGctgc
This portion of the Canis lupus dingo isolate Sandy chromosome 11, ASM325472v2, whole genome shotgun sequence genome encodes:
- the SOWAHA gene encoding ankyrin repeat domain-containing protein SOWAHA, which produces MALAAAAAAAAAGVSQAAVLGFLLEHGGQVRSCDLLSRFKPLLEAGDPRGRAARRDRFKQFVNDVAVVKELDGVKFVVLKKRLRPRQAARALPPGDPGDPRSTPVSPREAPGAGAPSPAAPPPQQPGAPREHAALPLEPQDASGPAQPPAEPAEPPAGPAQPSGGAPGPRVPAVELALAPEGLSADAAAPPSPLSGEPPPHAAAPDAEPGRGPTAEAPPPPKPCMLPVRCVPGPAALRIRAEEQGLRRQLSEEPSPRSSPLLRRRLSVEEAGLGLGLGLGLGLGLGPGPGRSPHLRRLPRAGPRLLSPDAEEVPAAPPPPPPPAVPLEPTEHEWLVRAAGGCWTHQLHGLLLRDSGLAAKRDFMSGFTALHWAAKSGDREMALQLVEVARRGGARVDVNARSHGGYTPLHLAALHGREDAAVLLVVRLGAQVHVRDHSGRRAYQYLPPGASYALRRLLGDPCLPGSADADATAAGSGSHAARRPVQVAATILSSTTSAFLGVLADDLMLQDLARGMRKSGSLSKFLGASPTAPRKKTKTRSGLPAFPELSRRPTPGPLAGLVPSLPPPT